In Chryseobacterium sp., the genomic window ATTTTTTTGTATTTTCATGACTGATCTGTTAATGGTGATCTAGTTTCTTCCAGATTTTCTGTTCATCAATCTGATGATAATTTTTATCAATTGTCGAAAACTTCAGTGTTTCCTTAGCTCCTAAAGCGAGAAACCCTAAATTTTCCAGGCTGTTGTCAAAAAGCCGGAAAACCCTTTCCTGCAGTTCTCTGTCAAAATAGATCAAAACATTCCGGCAGATAATCAGCTGGAAACTGTTAAAAGAACTGTCTGACACCAGGTTATGCGTAGATAAAATGAGCTTTTCCTGTAGACTTTTGTCAAACTTCACACTATCATAATTCGCAGTATAATAATCTGAAAAGTCCTTTATACCGCCTGACTGAATATAATTTTCAGAATACAGTTTCATCTGTTGTAAGGGAAAGACACCGGCTCTCGCCGTCTCCAGAACAGATGGATTCAGATCTGTCCCGTAAATCAGTGATTTATGATAAAGACCGGCTTCTTTCAGCAAGATGGCCATAGAATAGGCTTCCTCTCCCGTTGAGCATCCTGCGATCCAGATCCGGATTAAAGGATAGGTCCCGAGCTGAGGCAGAATTTTCTCCCGCAACGTTTTAAAAAAAAGAGGATCCCGGAACATTTCTGTAACGTTTACCGTAACTTCTTCTATGAACCGTTTTAAATACTCGGAATCATTCATGACCGTATATCTGAGCTCCGCAAAGCTGGTAAACCTGTCTAACAGGCAGATACGGTTGACCCTTCGCTTAAAGGAAGCTCTGCTGTATCCCGAAAAATCATATCCATACATTTCATAGACATCATTGATCAGGTACTCTATTTCTTCATCTTTTACAATACTCGGTTCCAGCATTAAGTCAGTTTTTCTATAGCCGTTATTAACAGGTCTACATCGATCGGTTTTGATACATAATCCTTTGCTCCCGCCTCAATACATTTCTGACGATCTTCCGGCATCGCCTGTGCCGTAACAGCAATTACGGGAATATCTGCAAGCACCGGACTGCTTCTTATAATCCTGACCGCTTCATAGCCATCCATTCCCGGCATCATCATATCCATAAGGACTACAGAAAACTGATGATCTGACTTCAGGATCTCAATAGCCTCCTGCGCCATCATACAGCTCTCCACCGCATATCCACGAGACTTTAGTGTCAGTTTCAGTGCAAATATATTACGCGGATCATCATCCACGATTAAAATTTTCTTACTCATCAGAATTTTAACTGTTTAACTTTCATATAACCACACACGGAGCAGAGATAATAACTGATCAATATCCACAGGTTTTGAGATATAATCCGAAGCTCCCGCCGTAATGCATTTTTCACGTTCTCCAATCATCGACTTTGCCGTAATGGCAATGATCGGCAATCTTCCGAACGCCGGCATTTTTCTAATTTCTTTTATCGTTTCATACCCATCCATTTCCGGCATCATCATATCCATTAAAACAACATCCACATCAGGATGCTGGTGAATCTGCTGAAGAGCATGTTTTCCATCCATGGCTACTATAACTTCAACCTTATATTTTTCCAGGGCTTTCGTTAAAGAAAAGATGTTACGGACATCATCATCGGTGATCAATACTTTTTTTCCGCTTAAAACTTCGGTTAAAGAACCCAGCACTCTTCCGCTATTGTTTTCGGAGGAGTTATTTTTTTCTTCCACCAAATGTAAGAATAAGCCGACTTCATCTAAAATTCTTTGATAAGAATGTGCTGTTTTCACCACAATAGAATCAGCATATTGCTTTATTTTCAGTTCTTCTTCTCTGGATAAATTCTGTTCTGTAAAGATAATAATCGGAAGATTTTCCAATCCTTCATAACTCTTTATAGATTCTATGACATGATATTCGTTCCCTTTCGACTTTCCAATATCTAAAATAACACAATCGACAAGGTCTGTAGTCAATGCTTTCACACTGTCTTCAACATTATGTTCAACGGACAGGGAAATGTTAAAATTACTCAGGAAATAAGACAGCGCACTGGCATGTTTGGCATTTTCTTCAACGATCAACACTTTCTGCGGACCTTTTTTTAGGGCTTCTTCAATTTTTCTGAATACATCAGTCATTTGATCTAAAGCGACCGGTTTATTGATAAAGTCAACGGCCCCTTTCATCAGACTTTCTTTTTTAAGATGCAGTACAGACATCATATGAACAGGAATAGATCTGGTCTCCGGATTAGATTTAAGCTCATCCATCACCTCCCATCCATCTTTTACAGGAAGCTGAACATCCAGTAAAATAGCATGCGGGCGGAACTTCTGTGCAGCGGACAGACCATGATCCCCTCTTACCGCTACAATTCCTTTATAATTCTGCAGATGAGCATATTTAAGAAGAGCTTTTGCAAAATTGGTATCATCCTCTATAATCAGAATGACTTTGTCGCCTTTTTTGATATGATCCCTGTCATCGGCTACATCTTCAGGAATTTCCAATGTATTCAGTAATTGAACAGCTTCAGAATCCCCATCATCCAGGATGCTTTGAATTTCCTCAACATCTTCACGAATAATCTCTACCAAATCCTGGTCTGTTTCATGCTGAATAATTTCAGTAATGGCATGCACCGGAATGATAAAACTGAATTCACTTCCTTTATTCAGTTCACTTTGCAGCACCAGCTCACCGCCTAAAAGCCTTGCAATTTCCCTGCTTATGGACAAGCCTAACCCTGTTCCCCCAAATTTTCTTTTGGTAGATCCATCAGCCTGCTGGAATGCTTCAAAAATAATTTTCTGCTTATCCGTTGCAATGCCCACTCCTGTATCTTTTACGGAAAATATAATGAAATCAGGTTTCTCTGAATGCTTTTTAATATGTAAGCCTATACTTCCTTCTGTGGTAAACTTTAAGGCATTGGACAATAAGTTCCTCAATACCTGATCTATTCTAAGACGGTCCGTTTCAATGATTTTCTGTACATCATGATCTATCTGAATATTAAATTGAAGGGCCTTATCCTGAAATACAGGATTAAACAGACTTTGCAAATCTTTAACGACTTCTTCAATCACGACATCCTGATATTCCAGGGTCATTTTACCGGATTCAATTTTTGCCAGATCCAGAATTTCATCAATCAGCGTTAATAAACTGGTCCCTGAGCTTTGAATCACTTTTGCAGATTCCACCTGGTCTTCATTCAGATTCTCATCCGGATTCTCAGCCATTAAACGGGATAGAAGAAGGATTGAATTCAGCGGGGTACGCAGTTCATGGGACATATTAGCTAAGAATTCCGACTTATACTTGGTGCTTAAGGCGAGTTCTTCCACTTTTTTCTGAATTTCATTGTTGCGTTCAGCAATCATATGGTTTTTCTCTTCCAATAATCTCGAACGTTCTTCCAGTTCAGCATTGGCCTGCATCAGTTCTTCCTGCTGCACCTTTAATTCTTCTTCCGAAGCCTGGAGTTTTTGGGTCTGGGCCTCCAGTTCCGTATTCAGATTTTCAAGCTCAGAATGCTGAACCTGCAATTCTTCTGACTGAGCCTGGGTTTCTTCTAATAACTGCTGTTCCTTTTCACGGCCTTTAGCAGCGCTCAGCGCAATTCCTATATTAATGCAGCATTCCACAAAATAGCTGATTCTGTCTTCATCAAAGCTGGAAGTAGATCCCAATTCTAAAACACCAATGGTATGACCGTCTGCAAAGATCGGAATTAAGAGTATTCCGTAGATCTTGAGGGTACTGCTGGCAAAAGTGACTACAAAATCATCTTCATGAAGGTTATTATAAACCTGGATTTTAGCATTCATAAAAGCCTGTCCTACCATTCCTTCACCCGGTTCAAAGCTCTTTTTCATATTAGCTTCCAGCCCAAAAGCTCTGTTAAGCTTTAAAACCCCTTCATCATAAAGGTATAAGGAACCATTGATACAGTTACCATATTCGATCAATTGGCTTAAGGCCTTTCCTGAAACCTCCTTCACGGTTTTATTGCCTACCAGGGACTCATTCAGTAAAGCAAGGCCTTTTTGGCGCCAGTCGCTTTTATTTATTTTATCAAAAGAAATTTTAAGGGATTCTGTCATATGGTTCAGGGAATCAACAAGGTCTCCGAGATCATCCTGTGCATTGTCTACCGCTTTTTCGCTGTAGTCACCATTGGCCACCCTGTTGGCGATCCTTTGGATAGCACTTACACGCCTTGTCATTTCCTGATCTTTTTCCTTAAGCATTCTTTCCAGCTTGTCTCTTCTGATCAGGTCTGCCCTCATTTTAATATAGAAAAATGAAGTCACCACTACTGCTGCCAGTGCTGAAAAAAGGATAAACAAAACGGTGGTTCCGGAGGAACGGTTAAGGGCTTTATTTTTAATTTCAAGCTGGCTTTCCTCATACTGCACAAAATCCCCTACAGTTTTCCGGCATCGATCCATATAGGCTTTTCCGGTCAGAATCTGCTGCTGGCTCATCACAATACCTCTGCTTCTGTTGTCAACCAGCTGTTTCAGATAGGCTATCGTACCATTAACGTTCTGCTCAAGGCTATTAAGCCGTTCCATTTGGATTCTATCCTGTAAGCCTAATGATTTTGCCCTTTCAATTGCTTTTGGGTATTCTTTTAAACCGCGCTTATAAGGTTCAAGAAAATCTTCTCTTCCGGTCAGCTGATAGCCTCTGTTTCCCGTTTCTGCATCCAATAATGCAATCAGGACATCTTTAACCGCTGTGACTGAACGCCTGCTTTTGGAAAGACTTTCCCGGTGATTCATCTGATTTTGGATACTCCAATAGGAAGCTATGGAACTGGCAATTAAAATCAAAAGCGAAAGGCCTACTCCAAACTGGAGATTTCGTATAATTTTTTTCGGCATGAAATTTAATTTAATGGTAAGGTGAAATAAAATGTAGATCCTTCGCCTACGATGCTCGAAACACCAACACTTCCATGATGCTGTTTAATGATCTCAGAGCAGATAAACAATCCGATACCCATTCCCTGAAACTGCAGTGAAGATTCTTCTACACGATAGAATTTTCGGAATACCGCTTCCTGCTTAAAATCCGGAATACCGATTCCAAAATCTGTTACATTTACTCTTACCTCCTGTGCTTCATCATCTACGAATGTGGTCACGATCACCTGATTGTTGTGGGGAGAATATTTAATGGCATTGGTGAGGAAATTGATCAGCACCTGTTCTATACGGATTTCATCCAAAGGAATCAATATATCCGGTTTCATGCCGTGGCGTTCAATTCTCACTTTATTTTCATCATGCGTCTGCAGAATGGTTTCAATAGCATTACTGATCACTTTCTCCAGGTTAACAGGTTTTTTATTAATTTTGAGTTTTCCGTTTTCAATTTTGGAAACATCCAGAAGATCGGTAATCAAGGTGTTGAGTTTTTCAATCTGACCCTGGACTTTGGTTACAAACCCCGCTTCGGAGCTTTCTTTATCCAGCTTTAATTTCCTGTCCAGTAACTGAACATAAGCTTTAATACTGGTTAAAGGAGTTTTTAATTCATGACTGGCAATACTTAAAAATTCATCTTTTTCCTTTTCTGCTTTCTTTTGTCCGTCTATATCAGTAAAAGTTCCCACCCAGTTTTTAATACGTCCTTCATCATACACCGGAGTTACCCGAAGCAAATGATAGCGGTACTTTTCGGTACCGGCACTTTTAATTCTGATCTCCAGCTCCAGCGCTTTTCCTTTCTTTCTGCATCTTTCAAATTCTTCCTGAATATCGGGATCATCCGGATGTGTTTCCGGAAAACTCTGCTCAGAGTCAGAGTAATGGTACCATTGACCATTGACGAAATCAACGATTCCTTCTTCATTCAATGTAAATGCAATCTGGGGAAGAGACTCCAGCATCAGATGGAAATGATCAATCTGAGATTTCATCGTAACCTGTGACTCCCTTCTTCCTTTCACTTCCATCTCCAGATTCTGCTGCGTCTTTTTCATCGCCATATTCTGCTCCTGAAGGTTATAAAAAGTTTTCACTTTAAGCAAAAGGATCTCAGGATCTACAGGCTTCGTTACATAATCTTTAGCTCCAGAAGCATAGCCACGTGTTATAAATTTTTTGTCAGTATTGACGGCCGATAAGAAAATAATGGGAACTTCTTTTGTTTTACTGTAATCTGCCAAAGTTTCAGCAACTTCGAAACCATCCATATCCGGCATCTGAACATCTAAAATAATTAGGGCATAATCATTTTTCAGCGCTTTGCCCAGGGCCTCTTCACCGGAATCGGCAGTATCCACTTGAAAATCTTTGGATTCGAGTAACTTTTGTAGTGAGTACAGGTTACTTTGGTTGTCATCAACAATTAAAATCATAGAAGCTAAAATCAATAATTAATTATATTTACTTTAGGTTCAAAAATACTCACAATATTTCAAAAAACATGTATTTTTAAAGACTTTGAATTGATATTACATACCACATTTTGTGCTAAGATACTGATGATATCCGGGTTAGTCCCCTAAAAAAACATGCTACCCATCTGTATAAAGAATAATCTTATCTCATCATTTTAAAAACTGTACGGATTCACAAACCGGAAACTTTTAACAGTGGGGATTAAAGTACATGGCTATTCATTCCATAGAGACTGCCATAGGGATGAGTGAAGATAGTTCCTCATAAAATATTATAACCGTTTAAAAATGAAGCATCGTGTCTGTTTCCTCTGTATTTTTGAAACTCCCATCATTCAAATAAAAATGATTAAATGCACTTAATTTTCGTCATGAGGGGTATCAACAGGTTTAGATTCAGGAGAGCCTTTCTCACGAAGCCAAATTGAAAGGACCACAAGAGAAAAAACAGCTAAAAATTCACTCTGCCAGTTTTGTAAGGATTCGAACCAAAATCTTGACTCACTAATATATTTCATAGCAGTCACAGCCGGCTCATTTTTAGAAATTTGCTCCGTATTAAAATCTTTGAGGCTTCCATAAAAATGAAAAGCAAAGCTCACTATAAATAAAATGGCAAAGGCCAGAGATAAAGAATGTTTATATATGACAAGCCAAAGTCCTCCCTTCTTTACCGGCCAGGGTGCTTTTCTGTGTGAAACAGGCTCCCTGTCTACCTCTTCTTTTTCCTCTAAAGATTTTGACTCGCTGGACCCTTTTTGGCGTAAAGAAACGGTAAGCAAAATATATAACATCATCTGTAAAAATTCACTTTCCCAGTTTTCAAAAGTAGCTTGAATAAAATGACCGCTGTGAATATATTCGCCTAAGCTCAGTACAGCCTGCCCTTCTTCCGCCAATTCCTTATTTTCGGTTTTCCAACCTGTAAAAAACTGACCGGCCCAGCATGAAAGCATCAGAATAATAAGCACAATGCTCAAGCTGTTTCTGTAAATAAAGCTTTGTTTAGACATAGGTATAATTTATATTTCCTGTCCGGGAGTGATTCTCTGTAAATTATGAACAGCAGGTGCCGTAAGCATTTTACCGTTAACACTGAAACGTGAGCCATGGCATGGGCAGTCCCAGCTTATTTCAGCACTGTTCCACCGCACTTCGCATTTTGCATGCGGGCAGGTACTTTTTAAGATATGCAGCTTCCCTTTGATTTCTTTATAAACGGCATAAGATTCGCCTTCATATTGTATAATTTTAGCTTCTCCTTCTTTAAGCTCTGTCAGCGAATCAATTTTTTCAATAAAAATTTTATCTTTTATAAAATCCGTCACAACATTTACACCTTCTTTTATAAAGTTTGAAAACCCTGCCATTGGTTTTATTCTGGCGGGATTAAAAAGCTTTTCGTATTTACTTGATCCGTTGAGAATTAAATCACTTAAAATCTGAGATGTAATAGTCCCGAACATCATTCCGTTCCCCCTGAAACCGGTTGAAACATAAACATGACCGGCACTGCCCGGTAATTTTCCGATGTAAGGCATTCCGTCAACGGGCTCGTAGTACTGGCTTGACCAGCTGTAAACCGCAGTACCCACGTCAAAATAGGTTCTGACATAATTTTCCAGTTTAGAAAAACATTCTCCGGTATCATCTGCATGACCTGTTTTATGATCTTCGCCTCCTGCAATCAACAGATCTTCACCGTTGATATTCTGAATTCTGTAATAATGATAGGGATCGGTGAGATCATAGCCCAAATCTTTAGGATAATTTTTACCGTTTAAGCTAAAGGCCATTGCATAGCTCCGGTAAGGGGCAACATAAAGATTAAGAATGTTGAGGCCCGGAGGAATATGGGTGGCATAGATTACTTTATGGGCTTTTACATTTCCTTTTGATGTCTTTAAAATTACTGTATCCTCTTGTTCATCATGGCTTTCACAAAGGCAATCTTCCACAATAAGGCCCCCTGCGTTCACAAAAGCTCCGGCAAGCCCCCTGCTATATTTTATTGGGTGAAATTGCCCCTGATCGGGAATTACAGCTGCTCTTCTGAAAGGGATGGGAAAAGGAATATCATGGGTGAAAATCATCTGATGCCCTACCTGCAGAGCTCCTTCCACAATCTCATTCAATTGTTTTTCCTGCTTTTCATCCAAAGCGAAAAGATAAGCCGTTTTATTTTCAAAATCGCAGTCGATGTTAAATTCCCGGATATTGTTTTTAATGATATTCCTGGCCTCGATTCCTACATATTTAAGAAGTTTTGCATTCTGTAAACCAAAATCTTTTATTGTCTGGGCATACGTAGTATCAAAGAAATTATTCAAATGGGCAGTCGTTCCTCCGGTGGTTCCAAAACCTATATTTGAAGCTTCCAGGAGGATACATTTTTTACCGGAAAGCTGCAGTTTAACAGCAGTGGAAACACCGGTAATCCCGCCACCCACAATCGCGACATCAAACTGTTGATTACAATCTCCGTCAGAAGAAAATCTTTTGATTTCTTCCTGCCAGATACTTTTTCGTGCTCCGTCCCTATTCATAATGACTTGTTTTTTAAGTGATCATTTTTACATGGAAATCCTATATTCCCGGCTCTTTTAATTTGAAATGATAAGTTTGTTAAGCTCAGTTTTAAAGCAACCCAGAATAAATTCAGTATAAAATAATTGAGCATCCAAAGCCTGTGTTTTGGGATGAAGTTCAATACATTTCGAAAGCACAGTTTCACCTTGGTAACCAAAAGAAAAGAAAGCAAAAATTTTAAACCCCGAGCTTCTGACAGGTGTTGCATAGCCCGTAATCGCGATCCCCCAATCTGTTTCAAATGATTGTGCAACATTCAGCGCCATGGTATCGGCAATATTTTGAGTGACACAATCATTTTCTTTAGCTTCGATCCGATTGATATTTAAAAATTTCACTTTTTCAGGCAAGGTGTAGGCCGTTATTCCCCCTTTATAAAATAAGCTTGCATTGGGCATTTGAGAAAAGGCAAGCTGTATTAATCCTGATGTTACACTTTCTGCAACTGAAACAGTTTCATTGACCGTAATTAATGAATTACTAATATATTCAAGTAAGTTTTGCTGAAATTTCATGGCATTGATAGGTACTAATTACAATTTAAATTTCTACCCCGTTATTTCCAGGGATCCAATACTACTTTTACGCATCCGTCTTCTTTTTTATGGAAAATTTCATAGCCTTTTGCCACTTCATCCAGAGAAAGACGATGGGTAATAATGTCCTCCAGCTTTACCTGTCCGTTTTCAATATATTTTAAAAGTTTATCGATAATGGCATGTACAGGTGACTGACCGGCTTTCAAGGTGATTCCTTTATCAAAAATCTGTCCGAGTTTAAAATTGTCATAATGCACAGGATAAACCCCGAGAACAGAGACAATCCCGCCACGTCTCACTCCGCTCAGGCAGGCTTCCAAAACTTTAATAGACCCTTTTTCGAAGTTGATCAATGCTTTTGCTTTGTCTAAAAAACTTCGTTCAGGCTCAAAACCTACGGCGTCGATACAGAGATCAGCACCCCGGCCGTCTGTTAAATCCCTGATTTGTTCAACAGTTTGATCCGCATTTTCCCATAGAATCGTATCACAACCGGTCAATCTTTTAATTTGTTCTAACCGGTAAGGCAAAGTATCGATCACAATAACTTTTTTCGCGTTGTGAAGAATTGCACTTTTAGCAGCCATTGAGCCCACCGGTCCGGCTCCGAAAACAGCAACCGTTTCCCCTCCTTTTAATTCACCCCACATCACCCCTGTATAGCCCGTCGGGAAAATATCCGTTAAAAACAAAACCTGTTCATCCGTAAGGTTTTCAGGAACTTTCCGGGGGCCAAAATTAGCGTATGGAACTCTTACATATTGTGCCTGTCCACCATTGTACCCGCCGTAAAGATCAGTATACCCGAACATTCCGCCGCCTTTTTCGGTAAGAATTCCGCCTTCAGGACCATAGTGATCAGGGTTGCTGTTTTCGCAGGCACCGGGAAGATCATGCTGGCAAAAATAACATCCTCCGCAAGCTACGGGAAAAGGAACCACAACCCGGTCTCCGCTTTTGAGATGGCTGATATTTTTGCCTGTTTCTTCGACAATTCCCATAAATTCATGGCCCATAACCATAGGCTTCAATTGAGGCATTCCTCCTGAATACATATGAAGATCACTTCCGCAAATTGCGGTTGAGGTAACTCTTAAAATAATGTCATTTTGATCCTGAATGATGGGATCGTCAATCGTGTCGCAGGTAATTTTACCCGGAGCGTGAAAAACTGCAGCTTTCATAATTTTAATATATTTTGATGTGTGGTGTGTTATTTAAAATTGTATGGCGTCTAGCTATTTCTTTCTTTTTCGAGTTCCCAAACACGATGTTGTGCAACTGCTTTTATAAAATCTTCGTCACTTTTTTTATGGTCAGAAGTGATGATGGCAGGATCTTCATGCTTTTTATCATTGACGTTACTGGCGTTGTAGATTTCATCGGTTTCAGCTCCAAAATAGATGGCTTTGCAATGTTTATAAGCTTCATTTACGAAATTCAAAACAGCGTGTTTATTTTCAGGATTTAAAAGTTCTTTAGCAGAATTTTCACCTGAACAGATATAAAGCGCGTCGAAACACACGCTTGAAGTATTGGTTAACGTATGTTTTGGAGTGATTAAACTTCCGTCATTAGCTTTTACGGGGGCTAAACTCGGGGCAATGAAATCCACTCTTGCTTTTTGGTTTTCAAGTTTTGTTTTTAATGTATTGACCGCATTGGCATCGGCTCCGTTTCCTACAATAAATCCTATTACCCGGCTCTCAATCGTATCTTTAACGGTATTTTCCATACTTAGCGCTTCAGAAATTTTTGTTTTAGGCTCTCTTTCTTCGCTTTGCAGATCGGCAGGATTGGCATCTGCAGGAATACTTTGATTAGGCTGCTCCGGTTTTTTGACTGTTACCCCTAATTTTTGGGCTACTTTTTCAGCCAGATCCATGTCTATAAAAGCAAGCTGGCCGACTACCCTTTCTCTGATCTCAGGAATATTCACTTTAGACAATTCAAAAGTTAAAGCCTTTTGAATATGTACTTTTTCCGGATTTGACTGGCTGTTGTAGAATAATTTTGCCTGAGAATAGTGATCTACAAAGCTTTCGCTTCTGGCTCTGATTTTCGTCCCCGAAATCCTTTCCTGATGAGAAGTAAATCCTCCTTCTTTCATCATGGCCTGAAAAGGACATCCTCCTCCTATAGAATTGGGTTCATAGCTTACTTTTCCTTTTACGATCTGCTGTCTCATGTGGCCGTCACGCTGGTTATTGTGAACGGTATTAACAGATCGGTTGATCGGGATTTCATGAAAATTCGGAGATCCTAATCTTGATAGCTGGGTATCGGTATAAGAGAATAATCTGCCCTGCAGTAGAGGATCGTTGCTGAAATCTATTCCGGGAACAAGATGACCGGGATGGAAAGCCACCTGTTCTGTTTCTGCAAAGAAATTGTCAGGGTTTCTATTTAAGGTTAAAGTTCCGACGATCTGTACAGGAACGACTTCTTCAGGAACAAGTTTGGTAGGATCCAGCAGATCGAAATCAAAATCGTTTTCATCTTCTTCAGGAATAATTTGTACTCCGAAATCCCATTCAGGGAAATGCCCGCTTTCAATAGCTTCCCAAAGATCTCTTTTATGAAAATCGGGATCAACTCCGGAGATTTTCTGCGCTTCATCCCAGGCAACGGAATGCACTCCCAATTTCGGTTTAAAATGGAATTTCACAAAGTGAACCGCTCCCTCGTTATTAATAAATTTAAATGAATGAACACCAAAACCTTCCATCATTCTCAGACTTCGGGGAATGGCACGATCACTCATTGCCCACATGATCATATGCATACTTTCAGGCATTAATGAAATAAAATCCCAAAATGTATCGTGGGCAGAAGCAGCCTGCGGAATTTCATTGTCGGGTTCAGGTTTTACCGCATGGATCAAATCAGGAAATTTCATTGCATCCTGAATAAAAAACACCGGAATATTATTCCCTACAAGATCATAATTGCCCTCTTCCGTATAAAATTTAACGGCAAAACCTCTTACATCTCTTGCCAAGTCTGTACTTCCTTTACTTCCGGCTACCGTTGAAAATCTTACGAAAACAGGAGTTTCTTTTCCCACTTCAGTTAAAAATTTTGCTTTGGTATATTTTTCAAGACTTTTATTAAGCTTAAAAATACCATGAGCTCCTGAACCACGGGCATGAACAATTCTTTCCGGAATTCTTTCATGATCAAAATGGGTAATTTTTTCCCTTAAAATAAAATCTTCCAATAAAGTGGGACCTCTGTCTCCGGATTTTAGAGAATCCTGATTATTATTAATTTTTAATCCTTGATTCGTGGTTAGTTTTTCATTTTCGTTTGATGTACTTAACGAATTTAATTGATTTAACTTTTCGTTTTGATTTTCTTTACTTTTCATATCAGATAATTTTTGTGGTGTGTATTGGTAAATGAATGCAATAATATGACCAAACTTATAAGGCTGCCCTCTGTTATTTTTAATATAACGCACTGTCTAAAAGCCATATAGGAAATTTCTATATGGCTTGGAATTATATGGATTTACAGGGTATTAATCTTCCTGCTCGGCATCAAAATTAATTGATGTCTCTGCAATTTCTGTAAGATTATAATCTGTGTCTTCTTCTTCCTGTAACGTTTTTTCCAGGAGATCAGCAGCTTTGTCGTGTCCCATTGTAATGGCAAGCTGGGCAAGACCGCCATAGGTTGCAATTTCGTAATGTTCTACTTTTTGTGCTGCAATAATTAATGCAGCATCTCTTGTCATTGAACCTTCTTCAGTTGATTTTATAATTTCTTCGCCTTCTTTAATCAATCCATCCATGGCCTCGCATTTTTTCTGTTCCGGCGTTTCACTGATGAGTTTAAACACTTTCTCCAGGCGGCTGATATGCTTTTTGGTCTGCAGCTGGTGGTCTTCGAAAGCGTCTTTCAATTCTTCAGTAGTTGCAGCATCATGCATCGTTTGCAGCGCATCTAC contains:
- a CDS encoding CinA family protein, with the protein product MKFQQNLLEYISNSLITVNETVSVAESVTSGLIQLAFSQMPNASLFYKGGITAYTLPEKVKFLNINRIEAKENDCVTQNIADTMALNVAQSFETDWGIAITGYATPVRSSGFKIFAFFSFGYQGETVLSKCIELHPKTQALDAQLFYTEFILGCFKTELNKLIISN
- a CDS encoding catalase codes for the protein MKSKENQNEKLNQLNSLSTSNENEKLTTNQGLKINNNQDSLKSGDRGPTLLEDFILREKITHFDHERIPERIVHARGSGAHGIFKLNKSLEKYTKAKFLTEVGKETPVFVRFSTVAGSKGSTDLARDVRGFAVKFYTEEGNYDLVGNNIPVFFIQDAMKFPDLIHAVKPEPDNEIPQAASAHDTFWDFISLMPESMHMIMWAMSDRAIPRSLRMMEGFGVHSFKFINNEGAVHFVKFHFKPKLGVHSVAWDEAQKISGVDPDFHKRDLWEAIESGHFPEWDFGVQIIPEEDENDFDFDLLDPTKLVPEEVVPVQIVGTLTLNRNPDNFFAETEQVAFHPGHLVPGIDFSNDPLLQGRLFSYTDTQLSRLGSPNFHEIPINRSVNTVHNNQRDGHMRQQIVKGKVSYEPNSIGGGCPFQAMMKEGGFTSHQERISGTKIRARSESFVDHYSQAKLFYNSQSNPEKVHIQKALTFELSKVNIPEIRERVVGQLAFIDMDLAEKVAQKLGVTVKKPEQPNQSIPADANPADLQSEEREPKTKISEALSMENTVKDTIESRVIGFIVGNGADANAVNTLKTKLENQKARVDFIAPSLAPVKANDGSLITPKHTLTNTSSVCFDALYICSGENSAKELLNPENKHAVLNFVNEAYKHCKAIYFGAETDEIYNASNVNDKKHEDPAIITSDHKKSDEDFIKAVAQHRVWELEKERNS
- a CDS encoding FAD-dependent oxidoreductase, translating into MNRDGARKSIWQEEIKRFSSDGDCNQQFDVAIVGGGITGVSTAVKLQLSGKKCILLEASNIGFGTTGGTTAHLNNFFDTTYAQTIKDFGLQNAKLLKYVGIEARNIIKNNIREFNIDCDFENKTAYLFALDEKQEKQLNEIVEGALQVGHQMIFTHDIPFPIPFRRAAVIPDQGQFHPIKYSRGLAGAFVNAGGLIVEDCLCESHDEQEDTVILKTSKGNVKAHKVIYATHIPPGLNILNLYVAPYRSYAMAFSLNGKNYPKDLGYDLTDPYHYYRIQNINGEDLLIAGGEDHKTGHADDTGECFSKLENYVRTYFDVGTAVYSWSSQYYEPVDGMPYIGKLPGSAGHVYVSTGFRGNGMMFGTITSQILSDLILNGSSKYEKLFNPARIKPMAGFSNFIKEGVNVVTDFIKDKIFIEKIDSLTELKEGEAKIIQYEGESYAVYKEIKGKLHILKSTCPHAKCEVRWNSAEISWDCPCHGSRFSVNGKMLTAPAVHNLQRITPGQEI
- a CDS encoding zinc-dependent alcohol dehydrogenase, which gives rise to MKAAVFHAPGKITCDTIDDPIIQDQNDIILRVTSTAICGSDLHMYSGGMPQLKPMVMGHEFMGIVEETGKNISHLKSGDRVVVPFPVACGGCYFCQHDLPGACENSNPDHYGPEGGILTEKGGGMFGYTDLYGGYNGGQAQYVRVPYANFGPRKVPENLTDEQVLFLTDIFPTGYTGVMWGELKGGETVAVFGAGPVGSMAAKSAILHNAKKVIVIDTLPYRLEQIKRLTGCDTILWENADQTVEQIRDLTDGRGADLCIDAVGFEPERSFLDKAKALINFEKGSIKVLEACLSGVRRGGIVSVLGVYPVHYDNFKLGQIFDKGITLKAGQSPVHAIIDKLLKYIENGQVKLEDIITHRLSLDEVAKGYEIFHKKEDGCVKVVLDPWK
- a CDS encoding ferritin-like domain-containing protein; translation: MATKTENNTTATDKKVTAGNAVVNEKEMKNSSLHQFFVDALKDIYYAEHKLVDALQTMHDAATTEELKDAFEDHQLQTKKHISRLEKVFKLISETPEQKKCEAMDGLIKEGEEIIKSTEEGSMTRDAALIIAAQKVEHYEIATYGGLAQLAITMGHDKAADLLEKTLQEEEDTDYNLTEIAETSINFDAEQED